The following are from one region of the Trichoderma breve strain T069 chromosome 5, whole genome shotgun sequence genome:
- a CDS encoding glucanosyltransferase domain-containing protein, giving the protein MRWSSAAIALASAKSFVVALDPVSALGNKFFNKDGSQFFIKGIAYQLRPQDPLVDTDQCERDAKLMTELGTNTIRVYHVDPSADHDGCMKAFDDAGIYVLADLDTFDTYIIPENNYWNKTKFERYAEVLDAFQQYDNLLGVFVGNENIATKDDSPTAPYLKAAARDMKAYRDAQGYRDIPIGYSAADILQLRPMLQDYLTCGGNSSETVDFFSLNSYSWCDPSTYTESTYDQLELYAKNFPVPIFLSETGCIVPGPRAWDDQDAIFGPQMVNDWSGAIIYEWIQEENSYGIITYAPAGQPAGPDVEGGFLRKGTPTPKQPDFSALKSKWATNTPAGVHKSDYNPSKVSTRACPTSTAGGWWQVNGDVDLPTLGQILAVNTKTHSAEVATETETATETVVSVTASDGAVVATTMAITAPPSTATDGSSSATTSGPSSATTTSGGSMDKRITSFGAGVVGAVLAIAILL; this is encoded by the exons ATGCGTTGGTCTTCTGCCGCCATTGCGCTCGCCAGCGCCAAATCCTTCGTCGTGGCTCTGGATCCCGTTTCCGCCCTTGGAAACAAGttcttcaacaaggacgGCTCGcagttcttcatcaagg GCATTGCGTACCAGCTCAGGCCCCAGGATCCTCTCGTTGACACTGACCAGTGCGAGCGCGATGCCAAACTCATGACCGAGCTCGGAACAAACACCATTCGCGTGTACCACGTCGACCCCTCGGCGGAccatgatggctgcatgAAGGCTTTTGACGACGCCGGCATTTACGTCCTTGCTGACCTGGATACCTTTGATACTTACATTATTCCC GAGAATAACTACTGGAATAAGACAAAGTTCGAAAGATATGCCGAGGTCCTGGATGCCTTCCAGCAGTACGACAACCTTTTGGGTGTTTTCGTTGGAAATGAGAACATTGCTACTAAAGATGATTCTCCCACGGCTCCTTacctcaaggctgctgcccgCGACATGAAGGCGTACCGTGATGCCCAGGGCTACCGTGATATCCCCATTGGATACTCTGCTGCCGACATCCTGCAGCTTCGCCCCATGCTTCAAGACTACCTCACTTGCGGTGGCAACTCCTCTGAGACTGtcgacttcttctctctcaactcATACTCGTGGTGCGACCCCAGCACATACACCGAGTCTACCTACGACCAGCTGGAGTTGTACGCCAAGAACTTCCCCGTCCCCATCTTCCTTTCCGAGACTGGATGCATCGTGCCTGGCCCTCGCGCATGGGATGACCAAGACGCCATCTTTGGCCCCCAGATGGTTAATGACTGGAGTGGTGCCATCATCTACGAGTGGATCCAGGAGGAGAACAGCTACGGAATCATCACATACGCCCCTGCTGGTCAACCCGCTGGCCCTGATGTCGAGGGTGGATTCCTGCGCAAGGGAACTCCTACGCCTAAGCAGCCCGACTTCAGCGCTCTCAAGTCCAAGTGGGCGACCAACACCCCTGCCGGCGTCCACAAGTCTGACTACAACCCGAGCAAGGTGTCTACCCGCGCTTGCCCTACGTCTACTGCTGGTGGCTGGTGGCAAGTTAACGGCGATGTCGACCTGCCTACCTTGGGCCAGATTCTTGCCGTCAACACCAAGACCCACTCGGCAGAGGTGGCcacggagacggagacggcgACAGAGACAGTTGTTAGTGTGACTGCAAGCGATGGCGCCGTCGTCGCGACTACCATGGCCATTACGGCTCCCCCTTCGACTGCGACCGAcggatcttcttctgccactACCTCTGGCCCATCAAGCGCAACAACAACCTCCGGCGGTAGCATGGACAAGCGCATCACTTCATTCGGTGCCGGTGTTGTCGGTGCTGTTCTCGCCATTGCAATCCTCTTGTAA
- a CDS encoding telomere repeat binding factor (TRF) domain-containing protein, translating into MAEPTQVQTAPTGSPREIKQEHEHEPTGLEALDFSILAELASKRPFEHVAQDNHDEREQEAKRPKTENPTTEEETSLEDGLALLVQNALSNVGDLVSKFNIETGEAHGSDPMDVDDAHGADARPAPVSFLSEPEKYVRIANTHALGNLALSLLLILLQQPIDDMSKLAGDADSGYGRSYGRLKRSFDATWQLFSDDQVLSADELEIQEAEARTLLELANIAKFGTWLVEGGLDSFTAADRHFAAVFRCQLSDLSSGLSQLYLAIRTHKTIESLLIRNGDGPSIEEVVQTIMLEGLNEPADASSEPISASQQELLTSIKSRKDVLVDEVKTKEPAALKEKYPTGDVLKSFSAHVRTTLASMTEIGEKLGVSALLSDVANQETIPSGSHDGELDLDDLSSFFEKTTSGLVQNALAGLTEETPVEEPAVVEVTETPTETVNGESKAEAAAPVAAQTNGAKLDLISDYKELEALVAESTSNYVKTTLHGLSAVPYQPTVPQSTAETMAAQSPYLSHLHQHQSHHPYYTTYASQPAPEQQPPQPTGSSDNLPPNQTFPSAILYDKARQAALSKSSAHTRREGLHSTRRPWTQEEEKALMAGLDMVKGPHWSQILTLFGQNGTISDILKDRTQVQLKDKARNLKLFFLKTNSEMPYYLQAVTGELKTRAPTQAARKEAEERARMNSEEEQAKLQGIMALAGGLQHPPQQQQQPHQQPRQQLHHQARPPVTVAAAVGQSVVTPAQAASAAQSASSVQQQQQHTSHLHHTPTASMASAQQANVAPISRGGMILPNTAQIKPEHQMAAVQQASQPVPLAPQRPQTQLPPQQQQQQQQQQQLPQTPTQAQTHVQALTQALTQAQPHTQMPAQTQAQTQVHHQQVQLSPQPLQQQYHQQPQSSPHIQPSHSPALGQHHQTTPSQPGTPIASTQLQNGTVAHPSPTPTIPSTPTPSHLSQHISTPIQTPIQASPAPAYSSQPQQASIPAQTELHKLVSAPEATMSQTVVQDDEAAAEAALLEGLQAAVAQALAS; encoded by the exons ATGGCTGAGCCGACGCAGGTTCAGACAGCGCCGACGGGCTCTCCCAGAg AGATCAAACAGGAGCATGAACATGAGCCGACGGGTCTCGAGGCCCTCGACTTTAGCATTCTCGCCGAGCTCGCGTCGAAGCGCCCATTCGAGCACGTAGCCCAAGACAATCACGATGAGCGTGAGCAAGAGGCCAAGAGGCCCAAAACAGAGAACCCTACcacagaagaagagacgtcCCTCGAAGATgggctggcgctgctggtgcAAAATGCACTCTCCAATGTCGGCGACCTGGTTAGCAAGTTCAATATCGAGACCGGAGAGGCGCATGGCAGCGATCCCATGGACGTGGACGACGCACACGGCGCCGATGCCCGCCCAGCTCCTGTATCCTTCTTGTCGGAGCCGGAAAAGTACGTGCGCATTGCCAACACGCATGCGCTAGGGAACCTT GCGCTTTCATTACTACTGATATTACTCCAGCAGCCTATCGATGACATGTCGAAGCTAGCAGGAGACGCAGATTCAGGATATGGGCGCTCATACGGACGATTAAAACGATCCTTCGATGCGACATGGCAGCTCTTCTCGGACGACCAGGTGCTGTCCGCCGATGAGCTGGAGATACAAGAGGCGGAAGCTCGCACCTTGTTGGAATTAGCCAACATTGCAAAGTTTGGGACGTGGCTGGTCGAGGGTGGCCTGGATTCCTTTACTGCCGCCGATAGACATTTCGCAGCTGTTTTCCGATGTCAGCTATCCGACCTGTCTTCTGGGCTCTCCCAGCTTTACCTCGCAATCCGAACCCACAAGACAATCGAGTCGCTTCTAATACGCAACGGAGATGGGCCATCAATAGAAGAGGTGGTGCAGACGATTATGCTGGAAGGACTGAATGAGCCGGCAGATGCGAGTAGCGAGCCGATTTCAGCCTCTCAACAGGAACTCTTAACTTCGATCAAATCCCGAAAAGATGTTCTTGTTGATGAGGTCAAGACCAAGGAGCCAG CCGCTCTAAAGGAAAAATATCCCACCGGTGATGTTTTGAAGAGCTTTTCAGCGCATGTGAGGACGACACTCGCCTCCATGACAGAGATTGGAGAGAAACTTGGAGTCTCGGCGTTGTTGAGCGACGTTGCCAATCAAGAGACAATACCGAGTGGTTCGCATGACGGAGAACTGGACCTCGACGAcctttcttcatttttcgAAAAAACCACCTCGGGCTTGGTGCAGAATGCTTTGGCTGGCTTGACGGAGGAGACCCCAGTAGAAGAGCCGGCCGTGGTTGAAGTCACGGAGACGCCAACAGAGACTGTCAATGGCGAGTCaaaggcagaagcagctgctccagtAGCAGCTCAAACTAACGGGGCCAAGCTGGACCTCATCTCGGActacaaggagctggaggcacTGGTTGCGGAAAGCACGTCGAATTATGTCAAAACGACGCTGCATGGCCTTTCTGCCGTTCCCTACCAACCTACAGTCCCTCAGAGCACAG CCGAGACTATGGCCGCGCAGTCACCCTATCTaagccatcttcatcaacaccaatcCCATCATCCCTACTATACTACCTACgcaagccagccagccccGGAGCAGCAACCCCCTCAACCAACCGGATCCTCCGATAACCTCCCACCAAACCAGACATTCCCCAGTGCCATTCTTTACGACAAAGCCCGACAAGCAGCGCTGTCCAAATCATCAGCACATACTAGGAGAGAAGGGCTGCACTCCACTCGACGGCCTTGGACtcaggaggaagaaaaggcactCATGGCCGGCCTTGATATGGTCAAGGGCCCCCACTGGAGCCAGATTCTGACCCTATTTGGTCAAAATGGAACCATTTCCGACATTCTAAAGGACAGGACACAGGTGcagctcaaggacaaggcacGAAACCTGAAGCTATTCTTCTTGAAGACCAACTCAGAAATGCCATATTATCTGCAAGCTGTTACAGGAGAACTCAAGACCCGGGCCCCAACCCAAGCTGCAAGAAAGGAAGCTGAGGAGAGAGCACGAATGAACTCTGAGGAAGAACAGGCTAAGCTGCAGGGCATcatggcattggctggaGGACTGCAACACCCgcctcaacaacaacagcagccgcatcaGCAGCCGCgacaacagcttcatcaccaagctAGACCACCGGTTACTGTGGCTGCTGCCGTAGGTCAGAGTGTGGTAACGCCAGCCCAGGCAGCCAGTGCAGCGCAGTCGGCATCTTcggtgcagcagcagcagcagcatacGTCACACCTTCACCACACGCCGACGGCATCAATGGCGAGCGCACAGCAGGCCAACGTGGCACCTATCTCGCGTGGTGGCATGATCTTGCCCAACACGGCGCAGATTAAACCCGAACACCAGATGGCAGCAGTGCAGCAAGCCTCACAACCGGTCCCGCTGGCACCTCAACGGCCACAGACTCAGCTCCCTCCCCAG caacagcagcagcaacagcaacaacagcaacttCCACAGACACCGACCCAAGCCCAGACACATGTTCAAGCCCTGACACAGGCCCTGACACAAGCCCAGCCGCATACGCAGATGCCTGCACAGACTCAAGCTCAGACACAAGTGCACCATCAACAAGTCCAACTCTCCCCACAGCCGCTTCAGCAAcaatatcatcaacaaccacaGTCGTCACCTCATATCCAGCCGTCCCACTCGCCAGCTCTCGggcaacaccatcaaacAACCCCGAGCCAGCCTGGGACGCCGATCGCCTCCACGCAGCTCCAAAACGGAACAGTGGCTCATCCTTCACCTACCCCAACAATACCCTCCACACCAACCCCGTCTCACCTCTCCCAGCACATCTCGACACCCATCCAGACACCCATCCAGGCGTCGCCCGCTCCAGCCTACtcatctcagcctcagcaggCGTCCATCCCCGCGCAAACAGAACTGCACAAGCTCGTGTCTGCACCGGAGGCGACCATGTCCCAGACTGTCGTACAAGATGACGAGGCCGCAGCAGAGGCCGCCTTGTTGGAAGGCTTGCAGGCTGCCGTTGCACAAGCTCTGGCTTCATAA